In a single window of the Etheostoma spectabile isolate EspeVRDwgs_2016 chromosome 3, UIUC_Espe_1.0, whole genome shotgun sequence genome:
- the LOC116671438 gene encoding tubulin alpha-1B chain, producing MRECISIHVGQAGVQIGNACWELYCLEHGIQPDGQMPSDKTCGGGDDSFNTFFSETGAGKHVPRALFVDLEPTVVDEVRTGTYRQLFHPEQLITGKEDAANNYARGHYTIGKEIIDLVLNRIRKLADQCTGLQGFLVFHSFGGGTGSGFTSLLMERLSVDYGKKSKLEFSIYPAPQVSTAVVEPYNAILTTHTTLEHSDCAFMVDNEAIYDICRRNLDIERPSYTNLNRLISQILSSVTASLRFDGALNVDLTEFQTNLVPYPRIHFPLATYAPVISAEKAYHEQLSVAEITNACFEPANQFVKCDPRHGKYMACCLLYRGDVVPKDVNAAIATIKTRRSIQFVDWCPTGFKVGINYQPPTVVPGGDLAKVQRAVCMLSNTTAIAEAWARLDHKFDLMYAKRAFVHWYVGEGMEEGEFSEAREDMAALEKDYEEVGVDSIEGEGEEEGEE from the exons ATG CGTGAGTGTATCTCCATCCACGTTGGTCAAGCTGGTGTCCAGATTGGGAATGCCTGCTGGGAGCTTTACTGCCTGGAACATGGAATCCAGCCAGATGGACAGATGCCCAGCGACAAGACTTGCGGAGGAGGAGATGATTCCTTCAACACCTTCTTTAGTGAGACTGGAGCTGGAAAGCATGTCCCCAGAGCACTTTTTGTGGACCTGGAGCCCACTGTTGTTG ATGAGGTGCGCACTGGGACCTACCGCCAGCTGTTCCACCCTGAGCAGCTGATCACCGGCAAGGAAGATGCTGCCAACAACTACGCCCGTGGACACTACACCATCGGCAAAGAGATCATCGACCTGGTGCTGAACAGAATACGCAAACTG GCTGACCAGTGCACTGGCCTTCAGGGCTTCTTGGTTTTCCACAGCTTCGGAGGTGGGACCGGCTCTGGTTTCACCTCGCTGCTGATGGAGCGTCTGTCTGTCGACTATGGCAAGAAGTCCAAGCTGGAGTTCTCCATCTACCCAGCTCCCCAGGTGTCCACCGCTGTGGTGGAGCCCTACAACGCCATCCTGACAACCCACACCACCCTGGAGCACTCTGACTGTGCCTTCATGGTGGATAACGAGGCCATCTACGATATCTGCCGTAGGAACCTCGATATTGAGCGTCCTTCTTACACCAACCTGAACAGGTTGATCAGTCAGATTTTGTCCTCTGTTACTGCTTCCCTTCGTTTCGATGGTGCCCTCAATGTTGATCTGACAGAGTTCCAGACAAACTTGGTGCCATATCCCCGTATCCATTTCCCTCTGGCCACCTATGCCCCTGTCATCTCTGCTGAGAAGGCTTACCATGAGCAGCTCTCAGTGGCAGAAATCACCAATGCCTGCTTTGAACCAGCCAatcagtttgtaaaatgtgaccCTCGCCATGGCAAATACATGGCTTGCTGCCTTTTGTATCGTGGTGATGTGGTGCCCAAAGATGTGAATGCTGCCATTGCCACCATCAAGACCAGGCGCTCCATCCAGTTTGTAGATTGGTGCCCCACTGGTTTCAAGGTGGGCATCAACTACCAGCCGCCCACTGTAGTTCCTGGtggagacctggccaaggtcCAGAGGGCCGTGTGCATGCTGAGCAACACCACTGCTATCGCAGAGGCCTGGGCTCGGCTTGACCACAAATTTGATCTGATGTATGCTAAGCGGGCCTTTGTTCATTGGTATGTGGGTGAAGGTATGGAGGAGGGAGAGTTCTCTGAGGCCAGGGAGGACATGGCAGCTCTAGAGAAGGATTATGAAGAGGTTGGAGTTGACTCTATTGAGggtgagggagaggaggaaggagaggagtaG